AACCGCTAGCCCCGACCTGCCGGCTGCCGAAGTTGTGCGCCAGGTGGAGGCGCTGGGTGGCCAGCTCGCTACCATGCGCGTGGCTGAAGACCGGCCCGCGCCCACGCTTCGCCACGTGCTGAGCCACCAAAAGCTGGAAGCCCGTTTTCATGCCGTGGAGCTAGCGGCGGCGCTGCCAGAAACGACGTTGCGCGATACCGGCCTGCGCGCCTTTTCGGCCGCTGAAATTGAGAAATTGCCTAAGCCGGTGCTCATTAGCAATTACCTGGCGAAGGTGAGATAGGGTAAAAATTTTTGCTATTTTTGGTAGATAAATTTACTAAAATAATTTGCAATCAGAAAATAATTTTGTATCTTTAACTCGTCAATGACAGCTGTGGTTGGCTGTCGCCTTACGGTATTACAGGAAAAAGTTATGGCAGGAGTAAACAAGGTGATTTTGGTGGGTAATCTGGGCAAAGACCCCGAGGTGCGCCATTTGGAAGGGGGCAACAGCGTGGCTCATTTCACGCTAGCCACCAATGAGTATTACAAAGACAAGCAGGGCGCCCGCGTGGAACGCACCGAGTGGCACAACATTTCGGCCTGGCGCGGCCTGGCCGAGCTGGCCGAGAAATACCTCAAAAAAGGTACGCAGGTGTACATTGAAGGCAAGCTGCGCACCCGCCAGTATCAGGACAAAGACCAGCAGACGCGCTACATCACGGAAATTATCGCTGATGAAATCTCGCTGCTCGGTGGCCGGCCGGGGGGCTCCAGCAACGGCGCGGCTAGCCCCGGCGCTCCCGAAAGCGTGAGCCTGCGCCAGGAGCCTGAGCTCGACCAGCTGCCTTTTTAAGCTGGCTCGCCCTGGTGGCACGCTAGCCAGTAGCAAAGCCCCGGCACCAAGCCGGGGCTTTTTGGCGTTGGGCAGGGAAGTAGCCTGCTAACTTTGAGTCTTGCCTGGCTTTCCTATACGTATGACTTCTTCCCGATTCTGGGGTTTGGCGCTGCTGGCGGCTAGCGCGGCCGGGCTATTGGCGGCCTGCTCATCGGCCCCCGATTTTACGCCCAAGCCCAAGGGCTACAACCGCATCGACCTGCCGCCGCACCGTTACCGGACGCTCGGGCCGGGCCACCCGTACACGTTCGAGTACTCGCAGTATGCCAAGGTCTTGCGCGACTCATCGTATCTGGCGCAGCCCGATTGGCTGAACGTATACTACCCGCAGCTGCACGCCAACGTGCAGATAACCTACACCAATGTGGTGCGTAACCGTCGGCTCTACAATAAGATGATGGAGGATGCGCGCAAGCTCACGGGCAAGCACCAGATTAAGGCTACCTCGATTGAGGAGAAGATTTTGCGCACGCCCAACGGCATGCGCGCCTCGGTGTTTGAACTGGAAGGCGAGGTGCCCAGCCAGTTTCAGTTTTACACCACCGACAGCACCAAGCATTTCTTTCGGGCGGCACTCTACTTTCGCACGGCCACGGCCAACGACTCGCTGGCCCCGGTAATCGAGTATGTGAAATACGACATGATGAAACTCCTTAACTCGTTGAAATACAATAAGTAATATATTTTTGAAAGAAGCCTCATGCTGGGCTTGCCGAAACCTCTTGTCTGCGCCGCTAGGCTGCTTTCCTAACGATGTGGGCGAGGTGCTTGGGCGGGCTCAGCATGACGTTCTTAAAAGGCTAGCCAACACCCGCGTTCTATTACAGAAATGAGTAATTTCTTTCAAACCAAGCTCGAATATCTGCGTGGCGTGGGCACGCAGCGGGCGCAGCTGCTGGGCAAGGAGCTAGGAATATTTACTTACGGCGACCTGATTCAGCGCTATCCGTTTCGGTACCTCGACCGCACGCAGTTTTATAACATTGCAGACCTGCACGATGACTTGCCCTACGTGCAGGTAAAAGGTATCTTGCGCGGCCGTGAGGTAATAGGCGAGGGACCCAAAAAACGGCTGGTAGCGAAGGTAGGCGACGCCAGCGGCGAGCTGGAAGTGGTATGGTTTAAGGGGGTAAATTTCCTGGAAAAAGTCATTAAGAATCACCAGGAATACATTGTGTTTGGCAAGCCTACCCTATTCAACGGCCGGCCGCAGATGGCCCACCCTGAATTGGAGGAAGTAACCGCGCAGAAGGCTGGCCAGAGCTTTTTGCAGCCGGTGTACAACACGAGCGAGAAGCTCAAAAACTACCACCGCATTGATAGCAAGGCGATAATGCGGATGATGAGCGACCTGCTCAAAATTGCCCTGCCCCAGGTAACGGAAACGCTGTCGCCGGCACTCATTGAGCACTACGCCCTCATGGGTAAAGCCGAGGCCTTGCAGCAGATTCACTTTCCGCAAACGCCCGAATTGCTCGAAAAGGCCCGGTTCCGGCTCAAGTTTGAGGAGCTGTTTTATATTCAGCTCAAGCTGCTGCGCCAGAAAGACCAGCGGAAGGTGACCCTGGCCGGGCAGGTTTTTAACGAGGTGCCTACGCTGGTGCACTTCTATAAGAACATTATGCCCTTCGACCTGACGGGGGCACAGAAGCGAGTTATCCACGAGATTTATAAGGACTTCCTGGCCGGCCGGCAGATGAACCGGCTCTTGCAGGGCGACGTGGGCTCGGGCAAAACCATCGTGGCCTTCATCTCGATGCTGATGGCGGCCGACAACGGTGCCCAAAGCTGCCTGATGGCGCCCACCGAAATTCTGGCCGACCAGCACTACCAGGGCCTGAAGGTATATGCGGACCAGCTGGGCATCAACCTGGGCAAGCTCACGGGCAGCTCCCGCACCAGCGAGCGCCGCGTGCTGCACGAGCAGCTGCGCAACGGCGAAATGCAGATGCTGGTGGGCACCCACGCGCTGCTCGAAGACGTGGTGCAGTTCCGCAACCTGGGCCTGACCATCATGGACGAGCAGCACCGCTTCGGGGTGGCGCAACGCTCGAAGCTGTGGCAGAAAAACCCCTACGTGATACCGCACGTGCTGGTGATGACGGCCACGCCCATACCGCGCACCCTGGCCATGACGCTTTATGGCGACCTCGACGTGAGCGTGATTGACGAGCTGCCCGCCGGCCGCAAGCCCATCGTGACGGTGCACCGCTACGATGCCAACCGACTGAAAGTATTTCAGTTTATTCGCGACCAGGTGGCCCTGGGCCGGCAGGTGTACATCGTGTACCCGCTCATCGAGGAGAGTGAAACGCTGGACTACAAAGACCTGACCGATGGCTACGAAAGTGTAAGTCGCGCCTTTCCCGACCTGCAAATCAGTATCGTGCACGGCCGCATGAAGGCCGAGGAAAAGGACTTTGAGATGGCCCGCTTCGTGAAAAAGGAAACCCAGATAATGGTGGCTACTACCGTAATCGAGGTGGGCGTGAATGTGCCCAACGCTTCGGTGATGGTGATTGAAAGCGCCGAGCGCTTTGGCCTCTCGCAGCTGCACCAGCTGCGGGGCCGCGTGGGCCGGGGTGCCGACCAGAGCTACTGCATCCTGATGACGGGCTACAAGCTGAGCAAAGACAGCCGTACCCGCCTCGAAACGATGGTGCGCACCAACAACGGCTTCGAGATTGCCGATATTGACCTGAAGCTGCGCGGCCCCGGTGACCTGATGGGCACCCAGCAAAGCGGTGTGCTCGACCTGCTCATTGCCGACCTGGCTAAGGATGGCCGTATCCTGAGCGAGAGTCGGGCCGCCGCCCAGGCTATCCTTAGCGATGACCCTGAGCTGACCCGGCCCGAGCATCATAACATCCGGCGGCACATCGAGAGCCTGCCGGCTACGGCCGTCAACTGGAGTAGAATCAGCTAGTTGACGGCCGGATCAGGCATAAAAAAAGCGGTTTCTATTGAAACCGCTTAGCCTTTAAAACCAAGTAACGGGAAGCGACTGCTGCTTTCGCTGGCTAACCGGCGTAATCGTAGTGGCCGGCTCGTTTTTGATGTAGTTTGTTAGCGTTACACTGTCGGTACTATCCGAAACAAAAAGCGTGACGGGAGCCGTAGCAAGGCCAGCCGAGGCCGCGGGCTGGGCCAGCTGCATATAGCGGCCGGCAATAATGAGGGCAAATAATGAACCGAGTTTCAGTAGTGATTTCATAAGGTGTAGATAGCGGCACGTACTATCCCAAAATTGGTGCCAGTTAGTAGATTTAGTCTTGACTATCAGAAAATTAAAAAATGGGTGGGAAAAATAGATGGAGGTGAGCAACCTGCTACTAGCTCCAGAGCGCGCCGATTAAACGGCTGCCTGCCGGGATAGTTTCATTCGCCGAATTAAAGTTCTGTTAAGAGCTTGCACTGGCAAAGGTACGCCAGCCCGGCTGGCCGGTTGGATTATTCAGTAACGGCTTTTGCTTAGTGACGGGCAGGCTACTTGGGTTGGCGGGGGTATTTTTGGCGCGGCGAAGGTCACTAGCGACCTTTCTTAACGAGTATTCTCATGCGCTTTCTCTTCGGTATTACTACTCTGGCAATGTGTGGCTTGCTAGGGGCAACCCACCCCGTGCAGGCCCAAAAAACCAAGTCAGCCGCCTTTAGCTACCTGCCCGAGCAAGGCGAGGACCGCTATAACCAGCGTGTGCCGCAGAAAACCCTGGCCCTGGCCGATGGCGGCGGTTTCGTAATCCTGGCTCACCAGAGCGGTAGTGCCTACGCCGTGGAGCGCTACGACGCCAACCTCAAAAAGCAGTGGAGTACCGCGTTGCCCGTAGCCCCGGGCGAAACCGTGGAAGCTTTCGGCCGCAACGCTGAGCAGGTCTGGGTTGTGCTGCACCACGCCGATGAAAGCGCCCAAAACCTCACGGTGCAGCCCTTCGGGCTAGCCGGCGGCCAGAAGGGTACGCCGGTAGTGGTAGTGACGGCCCCGGCCCAGGACCGCCGTCCCGTGGTGCGCCTCTCGCCCGATGGCAACCGCCTGCTGGCCTACCGCTACGTAACGCGCGACGCGCAGGTGCGCACCCTGGAAGGCACGCTCTACGACCAGAAGCTGGGCAAAATCCTGGACCGCACGTATGATTTCCGCGACCAGGGCGATTTTTTCTCGCCCAATATCTTGCTGGCTAACGACGGCATTCAGTACGTGACGCTACTCGGCGACGGCATGAAGAAGCTGACCGTGCGCCGGTATCCCGCCACCGCCGACCGCATCGGCATTGCCACCGCTATCCAGGTAATGGGCGTGCCGGTGGGGGGCACCTTCGGCGGCCAGCCCATCACCATTCGCGATGCCAGGTTTGCGCTCCAGCCCGATGGCCAGCTCTACGCCGCCGCGCTGTGCGCCAACGACCGCACCGGCCAGCTCAGCGGCCTGAAGGTAGTGCGCTTTGATTTTGCCGAAAGCAAGCTCAAGCTCGCCGAGGAGCTGCCCTTTGCGCCCGCTTTCCTGGCCGAAATAAGCAAAGCCACCGGTGCCGAGGTAAAGACCCTAGCCGATATTTACCTGGGCGATATGCTGCTGACTGACAGTAAAAACCTGGTTATCATTGCCGAGCGGCACTTCGAGGAAGGTGGTCCGGAATTGCCCGTGCATGCCCGCGAACTGTATCTGTTTGGGTACAGTCCTTTTCTCACGCCGACTTGGCACGCCATTGTGGCCAAAGACCAGGTGGCCCCGGCCATCGACAGCTATACGGGCATCGGCTACCGCGCCGCCGTTTTTGGTGAGGAGGTGCAATTGATGACTCTGGAAACCATCGACGGCAAGTCAGACCTTTACCTGCGCAAAATCCAGGCGCCTACCGGTGTAGTGAGTGCCCCGCAGCGCCTTAAGCTCAACGTGGCCAATGACCAGCAGCTCGCCTACGTCAAGGACTTTAGTACGTGGCTAGGCCCCAAAACCATTATCGGCGTCAGCCGCCCCAATAAGAAATCGGCTGCCTTACAGCTAAACGAAGTGAAGCTCAAATGACCACTGATTAGCACGGATTTCAGCGAATTTCACGGATTCTGTGGACGATTCGCTAGGGTCAAT
The genomic region above belongs to Hymenobacter sp. BRD128 and contains:
- a CDS encoding single-stranded DNA-binding protein, with protein sequence MAGVNKVILVGNLGKDPEVRHLEGGNSVAHFTLATNEYYKDKQGARVERTEWHNISAWRGLAELAEKYLKKGTQVYIEGKLRTRQYQDKDQQTRYITEIIADEISLLGGRPGGSSNGAASPGAPESVSLRQEPELDQLPF
- the recG gene encoding ATP-dependent DNA helicase RecG; translated protein: MSNFFQTKLEYLRGVGTQRAQLLGKELGIFTYGDLIQRYPFRYLDRTQFYNIADLHDDLPYVQVKGILRGREVIGEGPKKRLVAKVGDASGELEVVWFKGVNFLEKVIKNHQEYIVFGKPTLFNGRPQMAHPELEEVTAQKAGQSFLQPVYNTSEKLKNYHRIDSKAIMRMMSDLLKIALPQVTETLSPALIEHYALMGKAEALQQIHFPQTPELLEKARFRLKFEELFYIQLKLLRQKDQRKVTLAGQVFNEVPTLVHFYKNIMPFDLTGAQKRVIHEIYKDFLAGRQMNRLLQGDVGSGKTIVAFISMLMAADNGAQSCLMAPTEILADQHYQGLKVYADQLGINLGKLTGSSRTSERRVLHEQLRNGEMQMLVGTHALLEDVVQFRNLGLTIMDEQHRFGVAQRSKLWQKNPYVIPHVLVMTATPIPRTLAMTLYGDLDVSVIDELPAGRKPIVTVHRYDANRLKVFQFIRDQVALGRQVYIVYPLIEESETLDYKDLTDGYESVSRAFPDLQISIVHGRMKAEEKDFEMARFVKKETQIMVATTVIEVGVNVPNASVMVIESAERFGLSQLHQLRGRVGRGADQSYCILMTGYKLSKDSRTRLETMVRTNNGFEIADIDLKLRGPGDLMGTQQSGVLDLLIADLAKDGRILSESRAAAQAILSDDPELTRPEHHNIRRHIESLPATAVNWSRIS
- the gldD gene encoding gliding motility lipoprotein GldD, giving the protein MTSSRFWGLALLAASAAGLLAACSSAPDFTPKPKGYNRIDLPPHRYRTLGPGHPYTFEYSQYAKVLRDSSYLAQPDWLNVYYPQLHANVQITYTNVVRNRRLYNKMMEDARKLTGKHQIKATSIEEKILRTPNGMRASVFELEGEVPSQFQFYTTDSTKHFFRAALYFRTATANDSLAPVIEYVKYDMMKLLNSLKYNK